A section of the Perognathus longimembris pacificus isolate PPM17 chromosome 7, ASM2315922v1, whole genome shotgun sequence genome encodes:
- the LOC125354975 gene encoding small integral membrane protein 15-like, translating to MFDVKAWAEYVVEWSAKDPYGFLTTVILALTPLFLASAVLSWKLAKMIKAREKEQKKKQK from the coding sequence ATGTTTGACGTAAAGGCTTGGGCTGAGTATGTTGTGGAATGGTCCGCAAAGGACCCTTATGGTTTCCTTACAACAGTTATTTTGGCTCTCACCCCACTGTTCCTAGCAAGTGCTGTACTATCCTGGAAATTGGCCAAGATGATTAAAGCCAGAGagaaggagcaaaaaaagaaacaaaaatga